The Leptospira brenneri genome includes a window with the following:
- a CDS encoding LA_3150 family lipoprotein, translating to MNLKINLIIRFFMILILSHFLWNCQSKEQDREGISSLVINNLLNGVVDKNKSLVVMEVADLAGSFTGTCYDTFQWNGGNVGPTAYFNTPPGGSGGALNTNIKKYAVSTSSCSELGFTSGSNFGSTSQRPNPNDQFTFKMFSCDPNNNPCSKSAITAAGF from the coding sequence ATGAACTTAAAAATTAATTTAATCATCCGATTCTTTATGATCCTAATTCTTTCCCATTTTCTTTGGAATTGCCAATCTAAAGAACAAGACCGAGAAGGTATTTCTTCCCTTGTGATTAACAATTTACTAAATGGTGTGGTCGATAAAAACAAATCCCTTGTCGTGATGGAAGTGGCCGATCTTGCCGGATCGTTTACAGGAACTTGTTACGATACTTTTCAATGGAATGGAGGAAATGTAGGACCCACTGCTTATTTCAACACTCCACCCGGTGGTTCTGGCGGAGCATTGAATACCAATATTAAAAAATATGCGGTTTCTACTTCTTCTTGTTCAGAGTTAGGATTTACTAGTGGGAGTAATTTTGGATCTACTTCACAAAGGCCAAATCCTAATGATCAATTTACCTTTAAGATGTTTAGCTGTGATCCCAATAATAACCCTTGTTCTAAATCGGCCATCACAGCTGCAGGATTTTGA
- a CDS encoding DUF2804 domain-containing protein yields MTNKISMLSFVIGVCIVSSLLIYSCSGSKLEPNEVKDEQGKIISLIPEPDLSSTKQTEIKSSVSLLKEDGKLNISGWARYPFFQIDESKIKVDPKRYKRWEHYTFYNEKFGGAITVTDIGNLAMGSIELLEFGTGKAIFSKTELVRPGEIFFPTNTTDPIEFKKGDQFIRITKLKGKRIIEYSILGDSSSELIKGNFELEEKAPEALAVITPFSESTFFYEYKMPSLVCKGSIQYNNVTYEFNDKSYAVLDWGRGTWPEKNKWLWAAGAGLVKDEVLSLNLGYGFGTPDQATENGIVYKGKVHKLDKVIWKYDVTNYSKPWKFISNEGRLELDFTPVYVLHSDIDLKGMFGFLKQLYQNFSFAEILELLKTEAYLNKAFGHYNGYVILDDGTKLEVKDLAGFAEQMYQKW; encoded by the coding sequence ATGACAAATAAAATATCGATGTTATCGTTCGTTATTGGCGTATGCATCGTATCATCTCTTTTAATCTATTCTTGTTCTGGTTCCAAATTAGAACCAAATGAAGTAAAAGACGAACAAGGTAAAATTATATCTCTCATTCCAGAACCGGATCTGAGTTCCACAAAACAAACAGAAATCAAATCGAGTGTTTCGCTTTTAAAAGAAGATGGTAAGTTAAATATTTCTGGTTGGGCCAGATACCCTTTCTTTCAGATTGATGAATCCAAAATCAAAGTAGATCCTAAACGATACAAACGTTGGGAACATTATACTTTTTATAATGAAAAATTTGGTGGAGCCATTACTGTCACTGACATTGGAAATTTGGCCATGGGCAGCATTGAACTTTTAGAGTTTGGAACGGGAAAGGCCATTTTTTCAAAAACAGAATTAGTCAGACCTGGAGAAATCTTTTTTCCAACAAATACAACCGATCCCATTGAATTTAAAAAAGGAGATCAGTTCATTCGTATTACAAAATTAAAAGGAAAAAGAATCATCGAGTATTCGATCCTAGGGGATTCTTCATCTGAATTGATTAAAGGAAATTTCGAATTAGAAGAAAAAGCCCCTGAAGCACTCGCAGTCATCACTCCTTTTTCTGAATCTACATTCTTTTATGAATACAAAATGCCAAGTTTAGTTTGTAAGGGTTCGATCCAATACAACAACGTAACTTATGAGTTTAATGACAAAAGTTATGCGGTTCTTGATTGGGGGAGAGGAACTTGGCCAGAAAAAAACAAATGGCTTTGGGCAGCAGGTGCGGGTCTTGTCAAAGACGAAGTACTTAGTCTAAATTTGGGTTATGGGTTTGGAACTCCGGACCAAGCAACAGAAAACGGAATCGTTTATAAAGGCAAAGTTCATAAACTAGATAAAGTCATTTGGAAGTATGATGTAACCAATTACTCAAAACCTTGGAAATTCATCAGTAACGAAGGTCGGTTGGAATTAGATTTCACCCCAGTGTATGTTTTGCATTCTGACATTGATCTTAAAGGTATGTTTGGATTTTTGAAACAATTGTATCAAAACTTTTCCTTTGCCGAAATTTTAGAACTACTAAAAACGGAAGCTTATTTGAATAAAGCTTTTGGACATTATAATGGTTATGTGATTTTAGACGATGGTACAAAGTTAGAAGTCAAAGACCTTGCTGGCTTTGCGGAACAAATGTACCAAAAGTGGTAA
- a CDS encoding EAL domain-containing protein, producing the protein MLVNQYVPLFQPIFSVEEQTVVAYESLGRRREESGNLVSIPEFSDPHVTALRMSSIDRQLLGQALTRIQSTNDRLFVNMSPDQVILEYEESRSNSLPISDLVNSYGIPLDRIVIEITEKSGSYGTDVLAAGVELLREQGFGIALDDVGSESSNLERLGAIKPDIIKIDLNLLKKSIEKREFQSILEYLKQISLSIGSQLLFEGIETEEELYRAISSGASLLQGYFLGRPSEFNQDKQSICDLVVPHLQLYHEQKRREVAMEIEFEKNIKLQLDQLSLKTLILENRVIIDPHSFFKLDQKIQRVYITDWSGTQVSPYYVRTNEFGFVENLSMLQKNWSYMPFFYKHVKQVFRDAENWQVSDPYWDKELKKNVIVFSKVNELGYSFFIDVVLDSL; encoded by the coding sequence ATGTTAGTGAATCAATATGTACCTCTATTCCAACCAATCTTCTCTGTAGAGGAGCAGACGGTGGTTGCCTACGAATCTCTTGGCCGAAGGCGAGAAGAATCTGGAAATTTGGTTTCGATCCCTGAATTTAGCGATCCCCATGTCACAGCCCTTCGCATGAGTTCCATTGACAGACAATTACTGGGGCAAGCTTTAACTCGAATTCAATCAACGAACGATCGTTTGTTTGTAAATATGTCCCCGGACCAAGTCATTTTGGAATATGAAGAAAGCCGTTCCAATTCATTACCAATTTCAGATTTAGTGAATAGTTACGGAATTCCTTTAGATCGTATTGTGATTGAGATCACTGAAAAATCAGGAAGTTATGGAACCGATGTTTTGGCGGCCGGTGTTGAATTATTAAGAGAACAAGGATTTGGAATTGCACTAGATGACGTTGGATCGGAATCGTCCAACTTAGAGCGATTAGGTGCTATTAAACCTGATATCATTAAAATTGATTTAAATTTATTAAAAAAATCCATCGAAAAAAGAGAATTCCAATCGATCTTAGAATACTTAAAGCAGATTTCTCTAAGTATTGGATCCCAATTACTTTTTGAAGGAATTGAAACAGAGGAAGAATTATATAGAGCCATTAGCTCTGGTGCGAGTTTGTTACAAGGTTACTTTTTAGGAAGACCGTCTGAATTTAACCAAGATAAACAAAGTATTTGTGATTTAGTCGTTCCTCACTTACAATTGTATCATGAACAGAAACGAAGAGAAGTGGCAATGGAGATTGAGTTTGAAAAAAATATTAAACTCCAACTGGATCAACTTTCTTTAAAAACATTAATTTTGGAAAATCGTGTGATCATTGATCCACATTCCTTTTTTAAATTAGACCAAAAAATCCAACGTGTTTATATTACAGATTGGTCAGGAACACAAGTTTCACCATATTACGTGCGAACAAATGAGTTTGGATTTGTCGAAAACTTATCTATGCTTCAGAAAAACTGGTCTTATATGCCTTTCTTTTATAAACACGTCAAACAAGTGTTTCGAGATGCAGAAAATTGGCAGGTAAGTGATCCTTATTGGGATAAAGAATTAAAAAAGAACGTAATTGTGTTTTCTAAAGTGAATGAATTGGGTTATTCTTTTTTCATCGATGTCGTTTTAGATTCTCTCTAA